One bacterium BMS3Abin14 DNA segment encodes these proteins:
- a CDS encoding doubled CXXCH motif — translation MQKVPLVILTILTAGLILLSSCGYNPKEGGNKVPALPDVGTVECLYSGCHDSPAHSAGAFPGFDPVDSWSKGAHFNTNISPVAGTSPVAGTAAGCASCHNPVAQDETDFSYLFSTASALGTTTVRPIVGCESCHGSAAEHYAYWDTASHPVYAGSHRVPLASTIWVPAFEDALGLSSCGPCHAPDQHAGGSTNSDILANQYAEWYGQDGPGILFNDGHSDTISSETSRGRLTSVLRGTPCAACHTAEGFVRFYAWADTAWASSPAEIGRIVSDTETKSLPQVSCVSCHPSHEQGLTVRPMLLSGGAPGDSDTQRNAALCGACHNVRSLDASAGAGITGTAEIPRHPQQEVFEGASSPLGAFAFPGFTYSNSSHAGTGNIASGCVGCHYAKVTDVSLNDFPQKATTGHTFRPRLEGCMNTSVDPSFNGCHAVSDFVGFSYADTTIGSFDFSSLVYSGSAYATLFSDNDYDMDGSVEGFQTEIQGMLDGLQSKLKANGGVFDSAQGLFDLPAMAAVNGTVRGAAFNFDYVVEDRSLGLHNPLYVVNILAASLSVLP, via the coding sequence TTCTGACAATATTGACGGCGGGGCTGATCCTCCTGTCCTCCTGCGGGTACAACCCGAAGGAGGGGGGTAACAAGGTTCCGGCTCTCCCCGACGTCGGGACGGTTGAATGCCTCTACTCCGGATGCCACGATTCTCCGGCGCATTCCGCGGGGGCATTTCCCGGCTTCGATCCTGTTGACTCATGGTCGAAGGGGGCCCATTTTAACACCAACATCTCCCCTGTCGCTGGAACGTCCCCTGTCGCTGGAACGGCGGCCGGATGTGCTTCCTGCCACAACCCGGTCGCTCAGGACGAAACGGACTTTTCCTACCTGTTCTCGACGGCATCGGCACTTGGCACCACAACAGTGCGACCGATTGTCGGTTGTGAGAGCTGCCACGGTTCCGCCGCTGAACACTACGCGTACTGGGATACTGCCAGCCACCCTGTATACGCCGGAAGCCACAGGGTTCCACTTGCAAGCACTATCTGGGTGCCCGCGTTTGAAGACGCCCTCGGTCTGTCTTCGTGCGGACCATGTCACGCTCCGGACCAGCACGCCGGCGGATCGACCAATAGCGATATCCTGGCCAATCAGTATGCCGAGTGGTATGGGCAGGATGGTCCCGGGATCCTTTTTAACGACGGCCATTCGGACACCATTTCGAGCGAGACATCCCGGGGGAGGCTCACCAGCGTGCTTCGGGGCACACCATGTGCCGCGTGCCACACGGCGGAAGGGTTCGTCCGGTTCTACGCCTGGGCGGACACGGCATGGGCCTCCAGTCCCGCCGAGATTGGGAGGATCGTTTCGGACACCGAGACAAAAAGCCTGCCGCAGGTTTCCTGCGTCTCCTGCCACCCGTCCCATGAGCAGGGCCTGACCGTACGCCCCATGCTGCTGAGCGGGGGCGCGCCCGGAGACAGTGACACACAGAGGAATGCCGCGCTCTGCGGCGCCTGTCACAACGTGAGGAGCCTGGACGCCTCGGCCGGCGCCGGGATAACCGGGACCGCGGAAATCCCCCGGCACCCCCAGCAGGAGGTGTTCGAGGGCGCAAGCAGCCCTCTGGGCGCGTTTGCCTTCCCGGGCTTCACCTATTCCAACTCTTCCCACGCCGGCACAGGGAATATAGCGTCGGGCTGTGTGGGGTGTCACTATGCCAAGGTGACGGATGTTTCACTGAACGACTTCCCCCAGAAGGCGACGACAGGCCACACTTTCAGACCAAGGCTGGAAGGATGTATGAACACGAGCGTGGATCCGTCCTTTAACGGGTGCCATGCTGTCTCGGATTTTGTCGGGTTTTCCTACGCGGATACTACCATCGGTTCCTTCGATTTCTCATCCCTCGTCTATTCGGGTTCCGCATACGCGACTTTATTCTCGGACAACGATTACGATATGGACGGCTCGGTGGAGGGCTTCCAGACGGAGATTCAGGGAATGCTGGACGGTCTGCAATCGAAACTTAAAGCCAATGGCGGGGTTTTCGATTCCGCCCAGGGGCTGTTTGACTTGCCCGCCATGGCCGCGGTGAACGGCACGGTCAGGGGGGCCGCCTTCAACTTCGACTACGTGGTGGAGGACCGGAGCTTAGGGCTGCACAACCCACTTTACGTGGTCAACATCCTGGCCGCGAGCCTGAGCGTACTGCCTTAA